A genomic region of Syntrophus gentianae contains the following coding sequences:
- a CDS encoding Slp family lipoprotein has protein sequence MKKSLILALLSFVLLAACAPFSQKLLKEAEPDVSLSDVQKDPERYRGRMVIWGGIVIETLNRKSETVLKVMQTDLDFQKRPTNAEKSSGRFLARYEGFLDPYIYSKGREITVAGVIIGKEEQKIGENRYVYPIVDSRQIHLWEKRQEIRYYDPWLWGPPYGWGYPYPWGPGYPYWW, from the coding sequence ATGAAAAAATCTTTGATCCTTGCCCTTCTCTCTTTTGTCTTACTGGCGGCCTGTGCGCCTTTCTCACAGAAACTGCTGAAGGAAGCGGAACCGGATGTGTCCCTGTCCGACGTCCAGAAGGACCCCGAGCGCTACCGGGGGAGAATGGTTATTTGGGGCGGCATCGTGATCGAAACCTTGAATCGCAAAAGTGAAACTGTCCTTAAGGTAATGCAGACGGACCTCGATTTTCAGAAGCGGCCTACGAATGCGGAGAAATCATCCGGCCGTTTTCTGGCGCGTTATGAAGGTTTTCTCGATCCGTATATTTACAGCAAAGGGCGTGAGATAACGGTTGCCGGTGTCATCATCGGTAAGGAGGAGCAGAAGATCGGCGAAAACCGCTATGTCTACCCCATTGTGGATTCCCGGCAAATTCATCTGTGGGAGAAGAGACAGGAGATCAGGTACTACGATCCCTGGCTCTGGGGGCCGCCTTATGGATGGGGATACCCCTATCCGTGGGGGCCGGGATATCCGTACTGGTGGTGA
- a CDS encoding PilZ domain-containing protein, with product MRKVLVNEKNMAWVTCEKCSNTSSVDLSNLSKISGSIHIINYKCVGCATVFEVACEFRRVNRKEVSLNGSFIQQQPMEDYAGRIEIIDISKTGIKFKTRVKYNFKPGYILKLTFTLNDGRKTNVNQIIEVKWVSGQIIGGEFKNQDQRTKTDIGFYLMT from the coding sequence ATGCGAAAAGTCTTGGTGAATGAAAAAAACATGGCATGGGTAACATGTGAAAAATGCAGCAATACTTCATCTGTTGATTTAAGCAATTTAAGCAAAATAAGTGGCAGTATACATATAATTAATTATAAATGTGTGGGATGTGCAACCGTGTTTGAGGTAGCTTGTGAATTCAGGAGGGTTAACAGGAAAGAAGTCAGTCTCAATGGATCCTTCATTCAGCAACAGCCCATGGAAGACTACGCAGGAAGAATCGAGATAATAGACATCTCAAAGACCGGAATAAAGTTCAAGACTCGGGTGAAATATAATTTTAAGCCTGGCTATATTTTAAAACTCACGTTTACGTTGAACGATGGAAGAAAGACAAACGTTAATCAAATTATTGAAGTGAAATGGGTAAGTGGACAGATAATCGGAGGCGAATTTAAAAATCAGGATCAGAGGACCAAAACGGATATTGGATTTTATCTTATGACTTAA
- a CDS encoding N-acetylmuramoyl-L-alanine amidase, with protein MVWLVLISLLGLLPSEVLASNTILNIRHWVAPDHTRIVIDTREKARYQTIKKGQVLSLYFRDCEIQESLPNSILLNKRGIEKIINEPVGSKRHKVDFFLDEKVKTTVFNLKKVEDKPYRIVIDIEFPDVEKKEIEERTEAREQQRNRIVVIDPGHGGDDPGAVGQGGTYEKNVVLEISRKLKSYINQQSGYRAFLTRDGDYYVPFKKRLKIAREYGAALFISVHADAAANREARGSSVYCLSLGGASSAAARILANKENLADMVGGSPNGDASEASDPIILNMCQTNTLNTSKNFGNMLLTSLDSVGHVKFRTVQEAQLRVLKLPDIPSVLVETAYISNAEEEEWLKDPVFQSRMAETIGKAIIEFEPTAPLTPSPSPAVLVRNERGKDAGKKAMAIAASSTSKRSLDKAKAANTPSVLYHRVKRGETLQKIALRYEMPLADLAQLNAIRISAPLPAGKRLKVAKLVTSETPEDEKNAEKKDSGFSRKSEQEEQRTAFHKVRKGETLATIARHYRTSPANLLKLNGRTWKEPLYAGTTIKVKGDENGDRVPDGESAKGSARATKNRNLPQVASATVSYQVHRGDSLDSIAREHHTTVTELRKLNDMKNGDALLAGTKIKIPETASAAESREERTLSSAEATSTRKKRIGHITYRVKRGDTLDTIARKHKTPIDVLLSLNKMKLNDPLYANQSLKLPKESSFF; from the coding sequence ATGGTCTGGTTGGTCTTGATAAGCCTCTTAGGCCTCCTGCCGTCCGAAGTCCTGGCCTCCAATACGATCCTAAATATCCGGCACTGGGTGGCGCCCGACCATACCCGCATCGTCATCGATACCCGAGAGAAAGCACGTTATCAAACGATAAAAAAGGGACAGGTGTTGTCCCTGTATTTCCGGGACTGTGAGATACAGGAATCCCTTCCAAATTCGATTCTCTTGAATAAAAGAGGCATCGAAAAAATAATCAATGAACCCGTCGGCTCAAAACGGCACAAAGTGGATTTTTTTCTTGATGAAAAGGTTAAAACCACCGTTTTCAACTTAAAGAAGGTTGAAGATAAACCGTATCGCATCGTTATCGATATCGAGTTTCCTGATGTCGAAAAAAAAGAAATAGAAGAAAGAACAGAGGCACGGGAACAGCAGAGGAATCGAATTGTTGTGATTGATCCGGGACACGGTGGCGATGATCCGGGCGCTGTCGGTCAAGGGGGCACCTATGAAAAAAACGTCGTTCTGGAAATCAGCAGGAAACTTAAGTCCTACATAAACCAGCAATCGGGTTACCGCGCCTTCTTGACGCGAGACGGCGACTATTATGTCCCCTTTAAAAAAAGGCTGAAAATCGCGCGGGAATATGGCGCAGCGTTGTTTATCAGTGTTCACGCCGATGCCGCCGCCAATAGAGAAGCACGAGGCAGCTCAGTCTACTGCCTTTCCCTGGGTGGAGCGAGCAGTGCGGCAGCGAGAATTCTGGCGAATAAAGAAAACCTTGCTGACATGGTCGGGGGTTCTCCCAATGGCGATGCCAGTGAAGCGTCCGATCCCATCATTCTGAATATGTGCCAGACCAATACCTTGAATACGTCGAAGAATTTTGGGAATATGCTGCTGACTTCCCTCGACAGCGTAGGCCATGTAAAATTCAGGACCGTGCAGGAAGCCCAGTTGCGGGTATTGAAACTTCCCGATATCCCGTCAGTTCTTGTAGAAACGGCTTACATCTCCAACGCGGAAGAGGAAGAGTGGCTGAAAGATCCGGTTTTTCAGTCTAGAATGGCGGAAACCATCGGGAAAGCAATCATTGAATTTGAACCAACGGCGCCCCTGACACCCTCCCCATCGCCGGCTGTCCTGGTTCGCAATGAACGCGGTAAGGATGCAGGGAAAAAAGCAATGGCGATCGCCGCTTCATCTACTTCGAAAAGATCTCTCGATAAGGCAAAGGCAGCCAATACTCCCTCTGTTCTTTACCATCGAGTCAAGCGGGGGGAAACCCTCCAGAAGATCGCCCTCCGATACGAAATGCCCCTTGCCGATCTGGCCCAGTTGAACGCGATCCGGATTTCTGCCCCTCTGCCTGCAGGAAAGAGACTGAAGGTTGCAAAATTGGTCACATCTGAAACACCAGAAGATGAAAAAAATGCGGAGAAGAAAGATTCCGGATTCTCCAGAAAGTCGGAACAGGAAGAACAGAGAACTGCCTTCCATAAGGTCAGGAAAGGAGAAACACTGGCCACCATTGCCCGACACTACCGCACATCCCCGGCCAATCTTCTGAAACTCAATGGAAGAACCTGGAAGGAGCCGCTCTATGCCGGAACCACGATAAAGGTGAAGGGTGATGAAAACGGCGACCGTGTTCCCGATGGCGAATCCGCAAAGGGATCCGCAAGAGCCACCAAAAACCGGAACCTCCCCCAGGTCGCATCCGCAACGGTATCTTACCAGGTCCACAGGGGAGACAGCCTGGATTCCATTGCCCGGGAGCACCATACGACTGTGACAGAACTTCGCAAGCTCAACGATATGAAAAACGGGGACGCTCTTCTGGCAGGAACGAAAATAAAGATTCCCGAAACCGCTTCGGCCGCTGAATCCAGAGAGGAGCGAACACTTTCATCCGCAGAGGCAACCAGTACCAGAAAGAAAAGAATCGGCCACATCACCTATCGAGTAAAGCGCGGGGATACCTTGGATACGATCGCCCGCAAGCATAAAACCCCCATCGATGTCCTTCTGTCCTTGAACAAGATGAAATTGAACGATCCTCTGTACGCCAATCAATCTCTCAAATTGCCCAAGGAATCCTCCTTTTTCTAA
- a CDS encoding TM1266 family iron-only hydrogenase system putative regulator → MNRRIGTVSIIITQRSEQAASVNTILTEYGDIIIGRMGLPYPPAGLNILSLIVHGTTDEIGAMTGKLGSLTGVKVKSALQKIS, encoded by the coding sequence ATGAACAGAAGAATTGGCACGGTCAGCATCATCATTACCCAGCGATCCGAACAAGCCGCTTCGGTCAATACGATTCTGACCGAATACGGCGACATCATCATCGGGCGGATGGGTCTTCCCTATCCCCCGGCGGGCCTGAACATTCTTTCCCTGATTGTTCACGGCACGACGGACGAGATCGGCGCCATGACGGGCAAACTGGGGTCCCTGACAGGCGTAAAGGTCAAATCGGCGCTTCAGAAAATCTCATAA
- a CDS encoding zinc ribbon domain-containing protein: MRCQQCNYENESSSAVFCDNCGTRLNVQRSDISPPATTVTQTGKKMNPNLYTISLWGGILCFLLAGSFSSGNNNAFDGLLFIIGFGAIIFSETYWLVCLYKCWSIVQGFGARTTPGKAVGYLFIPFFNFYWIFVALKGLSEDANTFSKRQEMRKEISVGLSLSICIILIIPYINMLGLPLQNILIYQWADFYNTAALSKNHDISFVKADAVV, translated from the coding sequence ATGAGATGTCAACAATGCAATTATGAAAATGAATCTTCATCTGCTGTGTTTTGTGACAATTGCGGTACAAGATTAAATGTACAAAGATCGGATATTTCACCTCCTGCGACGACAGTTACCCAAACAGGCAAAAAAATGAATCCTAATCTTTACACCATTTCTCTATGGGGGGGCATACTATGTTTTTTATTGGCAGGATCGTTCTCCTCCGGAAATAATAATGCATTCGACGGACTGCTTTTTATAATCGGTTTTGGCGCAATTATATTTAGCGAAACATATTGGCTTGTGTGCCTTTATAAATGTTGGTCGATAGTTCAGGGATTCGGAGCGCGGACAACGCCAGGTAAGGCTGTTGGTTATCTCTTCATACCTTTTTTTAACTTTTACTGGATTTTTGTCGCACTTAAGGGGCTTTCTGAGGATGCAAATACATTTTCAAAAAGGCAGGAGATGAGGAAAGAGATCAGCGTAGGGCTATCTCTTTCAATATGCATTATTCTAATTATTCCTTATATTAACATGCTTGGTCTTCCTCTTCAAAACATCCTTATTTATCAGTGGGCAGATTTTTACAATACGGCGGCTTTGAGCAAAAATCATGATATCTCCTTTGTGAAGGCTGATGCAGTTGTTTAA
- the hydE gene encoding [FeFe] hydrogenase H-cluster radical SAM maturase HydE, with amino-acid sequence MTPEIEECVERLSGSGLPRWEDLIALLSLEDEEELQPLFLAADTRRKEVMGEVVHLRGIVEFSNYCERNCLYCGLRQANRQLQRYRMTDREILDAALTVQEAKVATLVLQSGEDSFYDTMKLCRLIEKIKGETGLVITLSMGERPREDYEAFREAGADRYLLKHETAVPALYRRLHPDSRRENRLMCLKWLKELGYETGTGCMVGLPGQDSAALAEDILLISSLKADMAGVGPFLPHPQTPLASCTAGTVLTTLVVLALVRLTCPAIHLPATTALSVLHPEGRMKALAAGANVVMPDFTPPAYRRLYDLYPGRTSVPQDPLSTLRTLESELNRCGRTLLI; translated from the coding sequence ATGACTCCAGAGATTGAAGAATGCGTGGAACGGCTTTCAGGATCAGGTCTTCCCCGGTGGGAAGACCTGATCGCCCTTCTTTCCCTGGAGGACGAGGAAGAACTGCAACCCTTGTTTCTGGCGGCCGATACCCGAAGGAAAGAAGTTATGGGAGAGGTCGTCCATCTTCGGGGCATCGTTGAATTTTCCAATTATTGCGAGCGGAACTGCCTGTACTGTGGCCTGCGGCAGGCAAACCGCCAGTTGCAGCGCTATAGGATGACCGACCGAGAAATCCTGGATGCGGCTTTGACTGTTCAAGAGGCAAAGGTTGCCACCCTGGTCCTCCAATCCGGCGAAGATTCCTTTTACGACACGATGAAGCTCTGTCGTCTTATCGAGAAAATCAAAGGGGAAACCGGCCTGGTGATCACCCTTTCCATGGGTGAGCGGCCCCGTGAGGATTATGAGGCTTTCCGGGAGGCCGGCGCTGACCGTTATCTGCTCAAGCACGAGACGGCCGTGCCTGCCCTTTACCGCCGTCTTCATCCCGATTCCCGGAGGGAAAACCGGTTGATGTGTCTGAAATGGCTCAAAGAGCTGGGTTATGAAACGGGTACGGGGTGTATGGTGGGGCTGCCCGGACAGGATTCTGCCGCTCTGGCTGAGGATATTCTGCTGATCTCTTCCTTAAAAGCGGACATGGCGGGGGTCGGGCCTTTCCTCCCCCATCCCCAGACCCCCCTTGCCTCCTGCACAGCCGGCACGGTGTTGACGACGCTCGTTGTTCTGGCCCTCGTTCGGCTTACCTGCCCGGCCATTCATCTTCCCGCCACTACCGCCCTGTCCGTCCTTCATCCCGAAGGACGGATGAAGGCCCTTGCCGCTGGCGCCAACGTGGTTATGCCTGATTTTACGCCCCCGGCTTACCGCCGTCTTTACGATCTCTATCCGGGCCGGACATCCGTTCCCCAGGATCCCTTATCGACTCTGAGAACCCTGGAAAGTGAACTAAACCGTTGTGGCCGTACGCTCCTGATCTGA
- the hydG gene encoding [FeFe] hydrogenase H-cluster radical SAM maturase HydG: protein MKDFIRDTEIEELLQKAKSPDRKQVQDIIEKSKELKGLTTEETAVLLQTDDPELLQSIFETARKIKQDIYGNRLVLFAPLYIANYCSNNCLYCGFRRDNKELNRVALTMEQIAEEVRAIEREGHKRLLMLCGEHPSRSSLDYFIEAIETAYATRTEEGGEIRRINVEIAPMSVPDFKRLKAADIGTYVLFQESYHHETYKTMHPSGPKADFAWRLTALHRAQEGGIDDVGIGALFGLYDYRYEVLGMLIHAQTLEADCGVGPHTISIPRLEPAFNAPAAISPPHPVSDDEFKKLVAILRMAVPYTGMILSTRESPEIRAEVFELGISQISAGSRTDPGGYTKDSSEGFRASQFNLGDTRTTDEVIYDITTRGHIPSFCTACYRLGRTGRDFMDLAKPGLIQHFCRSNAMMTFKEYLMDYASSRTREVGDRILDKLVEETEKPETKKILTERLGRIEKGERDLFI from the coding sequence ATGAAAGATTTCATCAGAGATACGGAAATTGAAGAGCTACTGCAGAAAGCAAAATCGCCCGACCGTAAGCAGGTTCAGGATATCATTGAAAAATCAAAGGAATTGAAAGGGCTGACCACGGAAGAGACGGCCGTCCTGCTGCAGACCGATGATCCGGAGCTGCTCCAGTCAATTTTTGAAACGGCCAGGAAGATCAAACAGGATATTTACGGCAACCGGCTCGTTCTGTTCGCGCCCCTGTACATCGCCAACTACTGTTCAAACAATTGCCTGTACTGTGGCTTCCGTCGGGATAACAAGGAACTTAACCGGGTCGCCCTCACCATGGAGCAGATCGCCGAAGAGGTCCGGGCCATCGAGAGGGAAGGCCATAAACGCCTGCTGATGCTCTGCGGTGAACATCCCAGCCGCTCCAGTCTGGATTATTTTATCGAGGCCATCGAAACGGCCTATGCCACCCGCACCGAAGAGGGCGGCGAAATCCGGCGGATCAATGTGGAGATCGCCCCCATGAGCGTACCGGACTTCAAGCGCCTGAAGGCGGCCGACATCGGGACGTATGTCCTTTTTCAGGAATCCTACCATCATGAAACATACAAGACCATGCACCCCAGCGGCCCCAAGGCCGATTTCGCCTGGCGGCTCACAGCCTTGCACCGGGCTCAGGAAGGCGGAATCGATGATGTCGGGATTGGCGCTCTGTTCGGATTGTACGATTACCGCTATGAAGTTCTGGGGATGCTGATTCACGCCCAGACCCTGGAAGCCGATTGTGGCGTTGGCCCGCATACCATTTCCATCCCCCGTCTCGAGCCCGCCTTCAATGCCCCGGCGGCCATTTCACCGCCCCATCCGGTCAGTGATGATGAATTCAAGAAGCTGGTGGCCATCCTCCGGATGGCTGTTCCCTATACCGGGATGATTCTGAGCACCCGGGAGTCGCCTGAAATCCGCGCCGAGGTTTTTGAACTGGGGATTTCGCAGATCAGCGCAGGATCGCGGACGGACCCCGGAGGATACACGAAAGATTCGAGCGAAGGATTCCGGGCTTCCCAGTTCAACCTCGGGGATACGAGGACGACCGACGAAGTCATCTACGACATCACGACACGGGGGCATATCCCCAGTTTCTGCACCGCCTGTTACCGTCTCGGACGAACGGGCCGGGATTTCATGGACCTCGCGAAACCCGGGCTGATCCAGCATTTCTGCCGGAGCAACGCCATGATGACCTTCAAGGAGTATCTGATGGATTATGCTTCTTCCCGAACGCGGGAGGTGGGCGACCGGATACTGGACAAACTTGTAGAGGAAACGGAGAAACCCGAAACCAAGAAGATTCTGACCGAGCGTCTGGGACGGATCGAAAAGGGCGAACGGGACCTCTTTATCTAA
- a CDS encoding MBL fold metallo-hydrolase, whose amino-acid sequence MLAKIQEGLYAFLWESTRENNSNTFLISGDQTILIDPGYRHLFGQVRRGLSTLNLSPAKIDVVLATHGHPDHLDAASDFRKPTLFMMGQEDYLYFTKLASPSFPMPEPDILLQEGQLTIGGVQLQVLATPGHSPGSLCLYWPERKVLFSGDVAFEDGIGTTDLTGGDGVLMKDSLRKISQLEVECLLPGHGNAIVGREAVRTNFERIESYWFNYL is encoded by the coding sequence ATGCTGGCAAAAATTCAGGAGGGCCTCTATGCATTCCTGTGGGAAAGCACCAGGGAAAACAACAGCAACACCTTTTTAATTTCCGGGGATCAAACGATCCTTATTGATCCGGGATACCGCCATCTCTTCGGTCAGGTGCGGCGGGGGCTTTCGACCTTGAACCTGTCGCCCGCAAAAATTGATGTGGTTCTCGCAACTCATGGACACCCGGATCATCTGGATGCCGCATCGGATTTCAGGAAGCCGACCCTTTTCATGATGGGGCAGGAAGATTATCTCTATTTCACCAAACTGGCCAGCCCTTCCTTCCCGATGCCCGAGCCGGACATCCTGTTGCAGGAAGGGCAATTGACCATCGGCGGGGTGCAACTTCAGGTTCTGGCAACGCCGGGACATTCACCAGGTTCGCTGTGTCTGTACTGGCCGGAAAGAAAGGTCCTCTTTTCCGGGGATGTGGCCTTTGAGGATGGAATCGGCACGACCGATCTTACCGGCGGAGACGGCGTCCTGATGAAGGACAGTCTCCGGAAAATCAGCCAATTGGAGGTGGAATGCCTTCTTCCGGGACACGGCAACGCCATTGTCGGTCGGGAGGCGGTCCGAACCAATTTCGAGAGAATTGAATCTTACTGGTTCAACTATCTTTAG
- a CDS encoding aspartate ammonia-lyase, whose protein sequence is MTKMRTEEDLLGQLELPEDCYWGIHTERALRNFPISGNPVNPALVKALALVKKACCHANVELGYLPGDKAEAILAACDEIAAGSLSDAFPVDALQGGAGTSTNMNLNEVIANRAVEKLGGKKGDYRMVHPLDHVNLHQSTNDTYPTAIRIAGIQGFRRLSASVAGLQGAFQEKEKAFSEIVKISRTELQEAVPVTLGAEFSAFAEALSRDRWRTYKCEERLRVVNLGGTAVGTGLTAPRDYIFLVIEKIREATGLGLARGENLMGETAHADAFVEVSGILKAHAANLIKIANDLRLLNFTGEISLPPLQAGSSVMPGKINPVLMEAAMQVGIKVMANDGIIAETVSRGTWQINEFLPLLAHALLESLDLLSRIDDLLAEHVLQIVPNRDRCQFYLDRSPMILTALLPLLGYEKATELIATFHRENQVNVRAFLEAKLGRELVEKLLSPYALTALGYRKEKSSLE, encoded by the coding sequence ATGACGAAGATGAGGACGGAAGAAGATCTTCTGGGGCAACTGGAACTCCCCGAGGACTGCTACTGGGGAATCCATACCGAACGGGCATTGCGCAATTTTCCAATCAGCGGAAATCCGGTGAACCCGGCGCTCGTGAAGGCGCTGGCCCTCGTCAAAAAGGCCTGTTGTCATGCCAATGTCGAACTGGGCTATCTGCCGGGGGACAAGGCCGAAGCCATCCTGGCCGCCTGCGATGAAATTGCCGCGGGAAGCCTGTCGGATGCTTTTCCCGTGGATGCTCTGCAGGGCGGAGCGGGCACCTCGACCAACATGAACCTCAACGAGGTCATAGCCAACCGGGCTGTTGAAAAACTTGGCGGGAAGAAAGGGGATTACCGGATGGTTCATCCCCTGGATCACGTCAATCTACACCAGTCCACCAACGACACCTATCCCACGGCCATCCGCATCGCTGGAATCCAGGGGTTCAGACGCCTGAGCGCATCTGTGGCCGGTCTTCAGGGGGCCTTTCAGGAAAAGGAAAAGGCCTTCAGCGAAATCGTGAAGATCAGTCGCACGGAACTGCAGGAGGCCGTCCCCGTCACGCTGGGTGCGGAATTTTCCGCCTTTGCCGAAGCCCTTTCCCGGGATCGCTGGAGGACTTACAAGTGCGAGGAGAGGCTCCGTGTCGTCAATCTCGGCGGCACGGCCGTGGGAACCGGGCTCACTGCACCGCGGGACTATATCTTCCTCGTCATTGAAAAGATCCGCGAGGCGACGGGGCTGGGGCTGGCCCGCGGCGAGAACCTCATGGGTGAGACGGCCCATGCCGACGCCTTTGTGGAGGTTTCCGGCATCCTCAAGGCCCATGCGGCCAACCTGATCAAAATCGCCAACGATCTGAGACTGCTCAATTTCACCGGAGAGATTTCCCTGCCGCCCCTTCAGGCCGGTTCCTCGGTCATGCCCGGAAAAATCAACCCGGTCCTGATGGAAGCCGCCATGCAGGTGGGCATCAAGGTCATGGCCAACGACGGGATCATTGCGGAAACGGTCAGTCGAGGAACCTGGCAGATCAATGAATTTCTGCCCCTTCTCGCCCATGCCCTGCTGGAATCCCTGGATCTGCTGAGCCGCATCGATGACCTGCTTGCGGAGCATGTGCTGCAGATTGTCCCCAACAGGGACCGTTGCCAGTTCTACCTGGATCGCAGCCCCATGATCCTTACCGCCCTGTTGCCCTTGCTCGGCTATGAAAAGGCCACGGAGCTGATTGCGACGTTTCACCGGGAAAATCAAGTCAATGTGCGTGCCTTTCTCGAGGCGAAACTCGGCAGGGAACTGGTCGAAAAACTCCTGTCGCCATATGCTTTGACCGCACTGGGTTACCGGAAGGAAAAATCCTCCCTGGAATGA
- a CDS encoding SagB/ThcOx family dehydrogenase, whose protein sequence is MDKELLKAYRLFLKDSIRKVVDFSLTDQNRGITPPPIEKPYSGEALRIDLPRRERLREIGRIDLAAAIGQRESRRTYVRKPLSLEELSFLLWATQGIKEKLDPGHALRTVPSAGCRHALETYLVILNVSGMEQGIYRYLPLEHQLIFEFTEENLERKIVRAALDQPYPGEAAVTFIWTAIPYRMEWRYGLAAHKVIAIEAGHVCQNLYLACEAIGAGTCAIGAYDQSGMDKLLRIDGEEEFTIYLASVGRKG, encoded by the coding sequence ATGGATAAGGAACTTCTCAAGGCGTACCGTTTATTTTTGAAAGACAGCATCCGAAAGGTCGTCGATTTTTCTCTAACCGATCAGAATCGCGGAATAACGCCTCCTCCCATTGAAAAGCCCTACTCGGGCGAAGCCCTAAGAATCGACCTTCCCCGAAGAGAACGATTGCGAGAGATCGGTCGTATCGATTTAGCAGCGGCAATCGGGCAGCGAGAAAGCCGTAGGACCTATGTCCGTAAGCCGCTTTCCCTTGAGGAGTTGTCCTTCCTTCTCTGGGCGACCCAGGGCATCAAGGAGAAACTTGATCCCGGTCATGCCCTGAGGACCGTTCCTTCCGCCGGCTGCCGCCATGCCCTGGAAACCTATCTCGTCATCCTGAATGTTTCGGGAATGGAACAGGGGATCTACCGTTATCTTCCCCTGGAGCATCAGCTCATCTTCGAATTTACCGAAGAGAACCTGGAGCGAAAAATTGTCCGGGCTGCTCTGGATCAGCCCTATCCGGGCGAGGCTGCCGTTACCTTTATCTGGACGGCCATTCCCTATCGGATGGAATGGCGCTATGGACTTGCCGCCCACAAGGTCATTGCCATCGAAGCCGGTCATGTCTGCCAGAATCTCTATCTTGCCTGTGAAGCCATCGGCGCTGGAACCTGTGCGATCGGCGCCTACGACCAGAGCGGCATGGATAAACTCCTCCGGATTGACGGAGAGGAGGAATTTACGATCTATCTGGCTTCTGTGGGCAGAAAGGGATAA
- a CDS encoding PocR ligand-binding domain-containing protein, which produces MKVENKTKVQFIKDSEKMRQRITEVKTTEGLQKSSNQENELWYMSILSPEDNSGKIELAEILDVPTVQVVMDNFYELAHIPMSIIDLKGKVLAGVGWQDICVKFHRIHPETCKNCIESDTKLTAGISAGESKLYKCKNKMWDAATPIMMCNEHVGNVFCGQFFFDDEPIDYEMFRSQARKYGFPEEGYIAALESVPRLSRKKLDMGMAFCEKVAQMFSQLSYSRITLARSLAKRDILLNSLQAQEDLGDRFLDNIKIQVLPYLEKLKKTSLDEVQKDLIKTTESHLDKISSPFVQKLSSRYLNLTKTELQIAVLVKEGKTSKEIAHILNSKKRVIEFHRENIRAKLGLKNKKGSLVTLLQSFS; this is translated from the coding sequence ATGAAAGTTGAGAATAAGACCAAAGTACAATTCATCAAAGATTCGGAAAAGATGAGACAGAGAATTACTGAAGTTAAAACTACAGAAGGACTTCAAAAATCGTCTAATCAAGAGAATGAACTTTGGTATATGAGCATTCTCTCTCCAGAAGACAACTCAGGGAAAATAGAGCTTGCCGAGATTCTTGATGTCCCTACAGTCCAGGTCGTTATGGACAACTTCTATGAACTCGCACACATTCCCATGAGCATTATTGATCTCAAAGGTAAAGTTCTTGCTGGTGTTGGATGGCAGGATATTTGCGTAAAATTCCATCGAATCCATCCAGAAACCTGCAAGAATTGCATTGAGAGTGATACCAAGCTCACCGCTGGTATTTCAGCCGGAGAGTCTAAACTATACAAGTGCAAAAACAAAATGTGGGATGCCGCAACACCCATTATGATGTGCAATGAACATGTGGGCAATGTATTTTGCGGACAATTCTTTTTCGATGACGAACCCATTGATTATGAGATGTTCCGATCACAGGCCAGAAAATACGGTTTTCCTGAAGAGGGGTACATTGCTGCTTTGGAGTCTGTTCCTCGATTGAGCAGAAAAAAGCTGGATATGGGAATGGCTTTTTGCGAAAAGGTCGCCCAAATGTTTTCACAATTGAGTTATAGCAGAATAACGCTGGCTAGATCATTGGCAAAACGGGATATCCTATTGAACTCACTACAAGCACAGGAGGACCTGGGGGATAGATTCCTGGACAATATTAAGATACAGGTTCTTCCCTATCTTGAAAAACTGAAAAAAACATCACTTGATGAAGTACAGAAGGATCTCATCAAAACCACAGAATCTCACCTTGACAAGATCTCATCACCCTTTGTGCAGAAACTATCATCAAGATATTTAAATCTGACGAAGACAGAACTTCAGATTGCCGTACTAGTTAAAGAAGGAAAAACGTCAAAGGAAATAGCCCATATCTTGAATTCAAAGAAACGAGTTATTGAATTTCACAGAGAAAACATACGTGCGAAATTGGGCTTGAAAAATAAGAAGGGTAGTCTTGTCACGTTGCTCCAATCCTTTTCATAA